One Helianthus annuus cultivar XRQ/B chromosome 7, HanXRQr2.0-SUNRISE, whole genome shotgun sequence genomic region harbors:
- the LOC110866504 gene encoding uncharacterized protein LOC110866504, with protein sequence MQDRRLWMNSDGKLVPFTTKEVWNVVRTREQPKLWSKVVWSSFNIPKHSFMCWLIFKKKLWTQDRIMRWNHLVTGSMNLMCCLLCQSDLETHEHLFFECSYSKSVWHKVRHKVEMNSVKESWEEISASLITKANSKSVFAVASRLVVAAAAYSIWSERNARFFSNRLRPPEQLADRIVSTVRTKLFSFRYKQTSNVKRFMEAWKLDKADFLEED encoded by the coding sequence ATGCAGGACAGAAGATTATGGATGAATTCGGATGGCAAGCTGGTTCCTTTCACAACGAAAGAAGTGTGGAATGTTGTTCGGACTCGTGAACAACCAAAGTTATGGTCGAAAGTGGTGTGGTCGTCGTTTAATATTCCAAAGCATTCGTTCATGTGCTGGCTTATTTTTAAGAAAAAGCTTTGGACTCAAGACCGGATTATGAGGTGGAATCATTTGGTTACGGGATCTATGAATCTGATGTGCTGTCTGTTATGCCAATCAGATTTAGAAACGCATGAACATCTATTTTTTGAATGCTCTTATTCGAAATCAGTGTGGCATAAAGTAAGGCATAAAGTTGAGATGAACTCGGTTAAAGAGTCTTGGGAGGAGATTTCAGCTTCGTTGATTACGAAAGCAAACTCGAAATCGGTTTTTGCTGTTGCGAGTAGATTGGTGGTGGCAGCCGCGGCGTATAGTATTTGGAGTGAACGTAACGCGCGTTTTTTCAGTAACCGGTTGAGACCTCCGGAACAGCTGGCGGATAGAATCGTTAGTACGGTTAGAACAAAGTTATTCTCATTCAGGTATAAGCAAACCTCAAATGTCAAGCGTTTTATGGAAGCGTGGAAGTTGGATAAAGCAGACTTTTTGGAAGAAGACTGA